The Rhodopirellula bahusiensis DNA segment CCAACTCAAAAGGAGATCGCCATGTGACACTCAGCCCCCATCCGAAAGGACTGACCATTTTGAAAACCACAATCTGTTACCTGGAAGGAATCTGAAAATGTACCGCACCTCCCTCTGCCTTGCCCTGACGTTCGCCTTTGCCGTTTGCATGACCGCCCAAAGCCGAGTGGCCAATGCCGCTGGTGCTTCGACGACCAAAACCACCATCACCTTGAAGGTTCTCACCTGCGAGAACTGCGCCAAGAAGGTGGCGGCCAAGTTGAACGAAGTTCCCGGCGTCGAAAGCGTCAAGACGGACGTCGAGTCCAAGACCGCGATCGTCGTCCCCAAGGGCAGCGCGACCCTGTCGCCCCTCCAATTGTGGGAAGCGATCGAGAAAGCTGGTAAGGAACCCGTGAAGCTCGTCGGACCGAGCGGAACGTTCACGTCCAAACCGAAGCAATAGTCTTCAGTTTGAATAAATCGCGTGGCCGCTGGTGCTGGATTTGCCCCCAGCTCCAGCGGCTTTTTTCCAGATTGCTCACGCAGTCGAACCCAACCACTGTCACCCTTGCCGAAGAATTCGGATGAACTAAATCAGACGCTCCCGGCGTCCATGACCACACGATACGACCATGCCCAGCACGAAAAACAAAATGAAATCACGCCGCGTCATGATCGCGATCGGATACTTGCTTTCTGCGGTCGCCGGTGGTGGAATTGTTTTTTACTTTTTGTCGCACCAACAGTTATCGAACACAATCGATGACCGGGCGACCGAGGTCTCGGAGGAATCCGTTGCGGGCGATGAGAACGTCGTCAATCTTCCCAAGGCGAT contains these protein-coding regions:
- a CDS encoding heavy-metal-associated domain-containing protein; this translates as MYRTSLCLALTFAFAVCMTAQSRVANAAGASTTKTTITLKVLTCENCAKKVAAKLNEVPGVESVKTDVESKTAIVVPKGSATLSPLQLWEAIEKAGKEPVKLVGPSGTFTSKPKQ